A genome region from Anastrepha obliqua isolate idAnaObli1 chromosome 4, idAnaObli1_1.0, whole genome shotgun sequence includes the following:
- the LOC129243944 gene encoding phenoloxidase 2-like gives MADKKNLLLLFDRPNEPIFVQKGQAAVFDVPDKFLTDRYRSISKKVLRDFAEKVEERIPVRDITIPDLRVPMSLPRDVQFSIFIPAHSRMASHLIDIFMGASSIDDLLSVAVYARDRLNPYLFNYALSVTLLHRKDTRGLNIPPLVQSFPDKFVDSRIFRLIREEVFVVPDGSRRPITIPRDCTASDLDPEHRLWYFREDIGVNLHHWHWHLVYPFEAGGGAIVEKDRRGELFYYMHQQMLARYNLERFSNSLARVTRFNNLRDPIKEGYFPKLDSLVASRSYAPRFKDTKLSDVNRPLDHVQRDVSDLERWSDRILNAIAEGFVIDESGKQVPLDDVRGIDILGNLIESSILSPNRTTYGNLHNKGHMLIAFSHDPDHSYLEEVGIMGDTATAMRDPIFYRWHAYMDDIFQQHKTRLKPYPLSDLSYPEISITGVQVDTEGSQPNVLQTFWQQSDIDISGGLDFLLRGDVLVRFTHLQHTPFTYTININNDGGAQRYGTVRIFLGPKRDETHKEMLFKEQRLLMVELDKFIVPLNPGQNTIRRRSCESSVTIPFEQTFPKLDKTGPGEGSSEELESKFCGCGWPDHMLIPKGLPEGLCCELFVMVSDYDQDRIDEPFGGACKDAPSYCGLRDRRYPDRRAMGYPFDRLAGKDVNNLAQFLTPNMKVVDVEVRHEERTEQLDYEN, from the exons ATGGCTGACAAAAAGAATCTGCTGTTGCTCTTCGATCGTCCTAACGAGCCCATTTTCGTGCAGAAGGGACAAGCTGCAGTGTTCGATGTGCCCGACAAATTCCTCACGGATCGCTATCGTTCCATCAGCAAGAAGGTTCTACGTGATTTCGCTGAAAAGGTTGAGGAACGCATTCCCGTTCGAGATATAACTATTCCGGATCTGCGTGTACCCATGTCACTACCGCGAGATGtacaattttctattttcattccGGCTCATAGTCGTATGGCTAGCCACCTGATTGACATTTTCATGGGTGCGTCCTCCATTGACGATCTTCTGAGTGTTGCTGTGTATGCTCGCGATCGTTTGAATCCGTATTTGTTCAATTATGCACTGTCGGTGACGCTGCTACATCGTAAGGACACCAGAGGGCTGAACATTCCGCCCCTTGTACAGAGCTTCCCCGACAAGTTTGTGGACTCCCGTATTTTCCGTCTGATTCGAGAAGAAGTCTTCGTTGTTCCTGATGGGTCACGTAGGCCAATTACTATTCCACGCGATTGCACTGCTTCCGACTTAGATCCCGAACATCGGCTTTGGTATTTCCGTGAAGATATTGGCGTTAACCTCCATCATTGGCATTGGCATTTGGTGTATCCCTTTGAAGCCGGCGGTGGTGCCATTGTGGAAAAGGATCGTCGTGGCGAACTCTTCTACTACATGCATCAACAAATGTTGGCTCGGTATAACTTGGAACGCTTCAGCAATAGTTTGGCACGGGTTACGCGTTTCAACAACTTGCGCGATCCCATAAAGGAAGGGTACTTCCCCAAATTGGACTCATTGGTGGCTAGTCGCTCTTATGCACCACGATTTAAAGATACAAAATTGTCAGACGTAAACCGACCATTGGATCATGTTCAAAGGGATGTAAGTGACTTGGAGCGCTGGAGCGATCGTATACTTAATGCTATAGCGGAAGGATTTGTCATTGAT GAAAGTGGCAAACAGGTACCACTGGACGACGTTCGTGGTATTGATATTTTGGGCAACCTGATTGAGTCTTCTATTCTTTCTCCAAACCGGACCACGTATGGTAATTTACACAATAAGGGCCACATGCTCATTGCATTTTCGCACGATCCCGATCATTCTTATTTGGAGGAAGTTGGTATAATGGGTGATACCGCCACTGCCATGCGAGATCCCATTTTCTACAGATGGCACGCATACATGGATGATATCTTCCAGCAACACAAAACTCGTCTCAAGCCATACCCTCTATCTGACCTCAGCTACCCGGAAATTTCTATCACTGGTGTACAAGTAGATACCGAAGGATCTCAGCCAAATGTTCTTCAAACTTTCTGGCAACAATCAGATATTGACATATCAGGTGGATTGGACTTTCTGCTACGTGGCGATGTGCTTGTTCGCTTCACTCATCTCCAACATACTCCATTCACCTACACAATCAACATCAATAACGACGGTGGTGCTCAACGTTATGGTACAGTACGAATCTTCCTGGGGCCGAAAAGAGATGAGACCCATAAGGAAATGCTTTTCAAAGAGCAGCGTTTGCTGATGGTAGAATTAGACAAATTTATTGTGCCAC TAAACCCTGGCCAAAATACCATTCGACGCCGATCCTGTGAGTCCAGTGTTACCATTCCCTTCGAGCAAACCTTCCCCAAGCTAGACAAAACCGGACCGGGAGAAGGTAGCTCCGAAGAACTGGAATCCAAGTTCTGTGGTTGTGGATGGCCTGATCATATGCTCATCCCGAAAGGTTTGCCCGAGGGTCTTTGCTGCGAATTGTTTGTTATGGTATCCGATTATGATCAGGATAGG ATCGATGAACCGTTCGGAGGTGCGTGCAAAGATGCGCCATCTTACTGTGGCTTGCGTGATCGTCGCTATCCAGACCGTCGTGCTATGGGGTATCCATTTGACCGCCTCGCTGGCAAAGATGTTAACAACCTTGCCCAATTCCTGACTCCGAATATGAAGGTCGTAGATGTGGAAGTGCGTCACGAAGAGCGCACTGAACAACTCGATTACGAGAACTAA